Below is a window of Lysobacterales bacterium DNA.
GGCGCAGGCGCGCGCCCTGGGCACGCACCCGGTCCTCGTTGACATTCGGATCACGCAACGCGCGATGCCAGCCGCGCGCCAAGGCCTCGATCGGCGCCGCCTGCCCCAGGTCGACCAGGCGTGGCGGCGCATCCGGCGTCAGCACGAAGGCGACCCGCCGCGCAAAGCGTTCCGGACGCAGCGTGCGGTCGAAGGCCTCCGGACGGCCACTGCGCAGCAGCACCTGGACGACCAGCGCGGCATCGGCCGGCAGCGCCTGCGCCAGCGCCTGAACCGTGGTCGTGCGCTGGGCGCGGGCCCGGGCCAGGCCGTCGAGCCGGCGCGCCAGCACGCGCTCGGCGCGGTCGGCGGCCTGGCGGTGGCGCAGCAGGCTGTCCACGTCGCCGCCGTCGACGGCCGCCAGGGCGGCATCGGCCAGCACCTGGTTGGCCTGCAGCCAGTCCTGCCAGGGCCCGGCCAGTTCCGCGTCGTCGGCGGCTCGTGCCGCCGCCCGACGCAGCGCCGTGGTGGCGGTGACCTCGCCGCGGGCGGCCATCAGGCGCGACCAGGCCAGGTCGACGCGTTCGGCGGTCGGCGCCTGGGCGGCCAGCGCCACCAGCCATTCCCAGTCGGGCTGCAGATACCCCTTGAGGGCCAGTGCCTGGCGGTCGGAGATGACGGCGGCAAGGCCGGCGACCATGGCCTGGCGACGGTCCTCGTTGGCCAGCGCGCCGGCGAAGGCGGCGTCCAGGTCGCCGGCGGCCCACTGCGCGGCGACCTGGCCGGCGCGGGCGAACTGTGCGGCGATGCTGCGCTCGCCCAGGGCGGCTGCGATCGCCGGCACCAGGGCATCGAACGCGGCCCGCGCCTCGCCGGCGCGGCCCTGCCACAGGGCGATGGTGGCCTGCCCAGCGACCGGGAACCAGCGCTCGGGCGTGCCCTGGTCCGCGTACAGGTCCAGCGCCCGGCGATACTGGGCACCCGCTTCGTCGAGGCGTTCGAGGGCCTTCAGCGCGTTGCCGAGGTTGTTGGCCAGCTTGGCGTGCACCGGGTTTCCGGCCGGGACCGAGGCTTCGAAATCCGCGGCCGCTTCCGCGAACACTGGCTCGGCGTCCTGCGGCCGGCCGCTGTCGAGCAGGGCGGTGGCCATGAGGAAACGCACCAGGCCCTGGTCGTACCGGCGCGGCACCGCCAGGGCCTGCTCGTCGGCCAGGACCTGTCGCGCCACCTCGACGGCGTGGGCGTTGTCGCCGGCCATCGCCAGGGTGACCGCGAAGGCGTACCGCGCGTCGGCGCGCCGCTCCGGGGCGCCGTCGCCTTCGATCAGCGCGAGGCTGGCGGCCATGCGCTGTTCGGCCAGGTCGAACCTGCCCGTGATGCCGGCCAGATGGGCCAGCGTGGCCAGCATCGCCTGCCGTTCGGCGGCCAGCCCGGGCGTCTGGCCGGCCTCGGCCAGGCCCTGTTCAAGGACCGCCTCGGCCTCGGCGGGGTTGCCGGCGCGATGCAGGGCCGAGCCGAGCAGGTAGCTGGCGCGGACGCGCACGGCGAGGTCTTCTGCGCGGTTCGCCGGAGTCTGCGCCAGCAGTGCCCGGGCCGCCGGGATGGCCTCCTCGTGGCGTCCCTCGGAGATCAGTTGCTCGATGGCCGTCGCGGCAGCGGCGGCGCGATCGCCCTCGCCCTCCCCGGGGCTTGCCCACGCAACCGCGGCGAGCAGCAGCGCGAAGGGCAGGGCGCGCCGGCCGATGCGGGGCGGACGCCGGGACAGCCACCTGGAGATTGCGCGCAGCACCATCGCCCATCGCCTTGCCGGAAAGACCGGGCGGCTGCCTGCCGGGCCCGTACCGGTCCGCGCAGCGGAACCGGCCGGGTCGGCGGCGTCGCCGCACGGTCGCCCGATGATAGCCGGGCACGCCGGGTGCGATGTCTGGGCGCGGCGGCGCAGTCCGTCGCGGCGGCGACGGATCGTCGGCCGGTCGGCGACGGGGTGCGGCTCAGTCCGCGCCCTCGGGCGCCCAATCCCGATGGCGAAGGCGCAGCCGCACGAGATGCACGCGGCCGTCCGCACGGGCGATCCGCTCCAGGCGGTCAAGGCCACCCGCGGGCTCGGCAGTGGCCCCCGCGTGGCGAAGGCGGCTGGCGCCCCGCTCGGCGCCCTCGGCCCCGGCCGTCGCCGGCGCCAGTTCGGCCAGCGCCTGTGCCAGTCCCGGCAGCGGCG
It encodes the following:
- a CDS encoding CHAT domain-containing protein, coding for MVLRAISRWLSRRPPRIGRRALPFALLLAAVAWASPGEGEGDRAAAAATAIEQLISEGRHEEAIPAARALLAQTPANRAEDLAVRVRASYLLGSALHRAGNPAEAEAVLEQGLAEAGQTPGLAAERQAMLATLAHLAGITGRFDLAEQRMAASLALIEGDGAPERRADARYAFAVTLAMAGDNAHAVEVARQVLADEQALAVPRRYDQGLVRFLMATALLDSGRPQDAEPVFAEAAADFEASVPAGNPVHAKLANNLGNALKALERLDEAGAQYRRALDLYADQGTPERWFPVAGQATIALWQGRAGEARAAFDALVPAIAAALGERSIAAQFARAGQVAAQWAAGDLDAAFAGALANEDRRQAMVAGLAAVISDRQALALKGYLQPDWEWLVALAAQAPTAERVDLAWSRLMAARGEVTATTALRRAAARAADDAELAGPWQDWLQANQVLADAALAAVDGGDVDSLLRHRQAADRAERVLARRLDGLARARAQRTTTVQALAQALPADAALVVQVLLRSGRPEAFDRTLRPERFARRVAFVLTPDAPPRLVDLGQAAPIEALARGWHRALRDPNVNEDRVRAQGARLRQAVLDPLSLPASTRRLFLVADGALARVAFAALPAPEGDYLVEAGWQVHLLEHEQDLLLPAQSPARPPSRLVLVGSPDGSAADARRSAGCQDGFPPLPHAGRELDAIAALWPAGRAMERLQGEDAGKAEVSAALPGGGILHFATHALAFAPECRPDQRAVALAGADPGAPLPALVLAARGDGRPDLLSADEVAALDLAGTGWAVLSACETGLGEEQAGEGVFGLRRAFRIAGAATVVMSLWPVQDAASADWMAALYRARLVDGLDTVAAVASAQRSAIAARRAAGLPAHPYYWAAFVAAGDPR